Proteins encoded by one window of Antechinus flavipes isolate AdamAnt ecotype Samford, QLD, Australia chromosome 4, AdamAnt_v2, whole genome shotgun sequence:
- the LOC127559275 gene encoding olfactory receptor 12-like has translation MKTGVPGNFSAVTEFILLGFRVTPQLQNILFLVFLLIYMVILVGNIGMTVIIKIDSRLHTPMYFFLRNLSYLDLCYSTVIAPKTLTNFLSTRKTISYNACATQFFFFALFVTTEGFLLAVMAYDRFTAICSPLLYPVRMSQHVCIQLVAGSYFCGCINSMVQTGFTFSLQFCGENRIDHFFCDVSALIKISCVDTFTNEIVLFILSAAIIITTSLVILVSYSYILTTVLKIPSTQGRRKTFSTCGSHIAVVSLFYGTVFFMYAQPGALSSPEKSKIVSVFYTLVIPMFNPLIYSLRNRDVKESLKRIMSKKRSSH, from the coding sequence ATGAAGACTGGGGTCCCTGGGAATTTCTCTGCTGTGACAGAATTTATTCTCCTAGGATTTAGAGTTACCCCACAGCTCCAGAATATCCTCTTCTTGGTCTTCTTGCTCATCTATATGGTCATACTTGTGGGGAACATTGGAATGACAGTTATCATAAAGATAGACTCACGACTGCACACTCCAATGTATTTCTTCCTTAGAAACTTGTCCTATTTAGATCTCTGCTACTCAACTGTCATTGCGCCCAAAACTTTGACAAATTTCTTATCTACAAGAAAGACAATTTCTTACAATGCCTGTGCCactcagtttttcttctttgctctttttgTCACAACTGAAGGATTTCTCCTGGCTGTGATGGCCTATGACCGCTTTACTGCCATCTGCTCCCCCCTCCTCTATCCTGTACGCATGTCCCAGCATGTGTGTATCCAACTGGTGGCTGGTTCCTACTTTTGTGGGTGCATCAATTCCATGGTTCAAACTGGCTTCACCTTCAGCTTACAGTTTTGTGGGGAGAACAGAATCGATCACTTCTTCTGTGATGTTTCAGCCCTGATCAAGATCTCCTGTGTAGACACCTTCACAAATGAGATAGTGCTATTTATACTTTCTGCAGCTATCATCATAACTACCAGCCTGGTGATCCTGGTCTCCTATTCTTACATTCTCACCACTGTCCTAAAGATCCCTTCCACTCAGGGCAGGCGTAAaaccttctccacctgtggatcTCACATCGCTGTGGTGAGTTTGTTCTATGGTACAGTATTCTTCATGTATGCACAGCCTGGAGCCCTCTCTTCTCCAGAGAAAAGCAAGATTGTATCTGTATTCTACACACTTGTCATCCCCATGTTCAACCCTCTGATCTACAGCCTGAGGAATAGGGATGTGAAGGAGTCATTGAAAAGAATCATGAGTAAGAAAAGATCCTCTCACTGA